The following are from one region of the Jatrophihabitans telluris genome:
- a CDS encoding lytic transglycosylase domain-containing protein: protein MAHPRFAAGLIRPTIPVPGIVRRALRRPSAVGLTATAVTLLLLCGPFGPAGSPGRPIAADAAVAPSAGRTSWVPADVVPTASTNVPAEPTTSAAPQPGATSSAPRFQLVAATDVGSLGIPELVLKAYHHAADVVKAEDRSCHLPWWLLAGIGHTESGHAESGRLYVDGTTRGRILGPVLNGSIAGDAVITDTDHGVLDGDTSYDRAVGPMQFIPSTWAGWGADGNGDGKKDPNNVFDATLAAGHYLCAGGRDLATSAGLAAAVLSYNNNASYLNTVLTWGRAYRTGAVATDGSLLPVVTDVTKVKPKPTESPYGTEPIADPSPTHRPGPRVPSTGPSGSASSSASSSASNSRPPLPCPTASATPTATPTSGSPTASTTASTDLRSSIAARISARLSARLSAGASSSGSAGSSGSGATSAVGADGSAAGPAAAGATTTGAASVPGASGSTGSACG from the coding sequence GTGGCCCACCCTCGTTTCGCAGCCGGATTGATCCGACCGACGATCCCCGTTCCCGGGATCGTCCGGCGGGCACTGCGCCGACCCTCAGCCGTCGGTCTGACGGCCACAGCGGTCACGTTGCTGCTGCTGTGTGGCCCGTTCGGCCCGGCGGGAAGTCCCGGCCGGCCGATCGCCGCCGACGCCGCGGTCGCCCCATCCGCCGGCCGAACGTCCTGGGTGCCGGCCGACGTGGTCCCGACCGCGTCGACCAACGTCCCGGCGGAGCCGACGACGTCGGCGGCACCCCAGCCCGGTGCCACGTCCAGCGCGCCGCGGTTCCAGCTGGTGGCGGCCACGGACGTCGGTTCGCTCGGTATCCCGGAACTGGTGCTCAAGGCCTATCACCACGCGGCCGACGTGGTGAAGGCCGAGGATCGCTCGTGCCATCTGCCGTGGTGGCTGCTGGCCGGTATCGGTCACACCGAATCCGGCCACGCCGAGTCGGGTCGCCTCTACGTGGACGGCACCACCCGCGGACGCATCCTCGGCCCGGTACTGAACGGCTCCATCGCCGGCGATGCGGTGATCACCGACACCGATCACGGCGTCCTGGACGGCGACACGAGCTACGACCGCGCGGTTGGGCCGATGCAGTTCATCCCGAGTACCTGGGCCGGCTGGGGCGCGGACGGCAACGGTGACGGCAAGAAGGACCCGAACAACGTCTTCGACGCGACGCTGGCCGCTGGTCACTACCTGTGCGCCGGCGGGCGTGATCTGGCGACGTCGGCCGGTCTGGCCGCAGCCGTGCTCAGCTACAACAACAACGCCAGCTACCTCAACACCGTGCTGACCTGGGGACGCGCCTACCGCACCGGGGCGGTCGCCACCGACGGGTCCTTGCTGCCGGTCGTCACCGATGTGACCAAGGTGAAGCCGAAGCCGACCGAGAGCCCGTACGGCACCGAGCCGATCGCCGACCCGAGCCCGACCCACCGCCCGGGCCCCCGAGTTCCGTCCACCGGGCCGTCCGGCTCGGCATCGAGCTCGGCTTCGAGCTCGGCTTCGAATTCGCGGCCACCGTTGCCGTGCCCGACGGCCAGCGCGACACCGACCGCCACCCCGACGAGCGGGTCGCCGACTGCTTCGACGACAGCATCGACCGACCTCCGGTCGAGCATCGCGGCGCGGATCTCGGCGAGGCTGTCGGCGAGGCTGTCGGCCGGCGCATCGTCCTCGGGGTCGGCAGGATCGTCCGGCTCCGGCGCCACCTCGGCGGTTGGAGCGGACGGCTCGGCAGCGGGCCCGGCCGCGGCCGGCGCCACGACCACGGGCGCCGCTTCGGTCCCGGGTGCGTCGGGGTCGACAGGGTCGGCCTGCGGCTGA
- a CDS encoding hemolysin family protein, with protein MNGTLLNVAIVLGLIVVEGLFVAAEIALVSLREGQAKALAETGRRGQSVARLLSDPNRFLAAVQIGVTSTALLSSAFGAVTLSEAAKQALIERGVGKTLAGVIGIVGVTLVISLVTLVLGELAPKRLGLQRPENTALFFGPTLDRMARLLRPVIWMLSASTNGVVRILGGDPKAGRDMISEEELRGLVAAHESLSSDERRLIDDVFAAGERTVSHVMISRTEVTFLEGGTTISRAARLAGDSPHSRYPVTGQSNDDVLGFVHIRDLILGAPGVDPSHDRARVVADLVRDIKVLPGSKNVLAALSEMRREGHHMAIVVDEYGGTDGIVTLEDLIEEIIGDIRDEYDNEDDESRRLTGGVVELDARLNLDEFASYTGLELPEGPYETVAGFVMARLGRLPKVGDEVTVNQRLLQVIEVDGRRTARIRVQPLPSADSGADPASAGPERPAQGQPGSDDGSVIHR; from the coding sequence ATGAACGGCACTCTCCTCAACGTCGCGATCGTCCTCGGCCTGATCGTGGTGGAAGGCCTTTTTGTGGCGGCCGAAATCGCGCTGGTGTCACTGCGCGAGGGTCAGGCGAAGGCCCTGGCCGAGACCGGGCGCCGGGGTCAGTCGGTCGCCCGGTTGCTGTCGGACCCGAACCGCTTCCTGGCCGCTGTCCAGATCGGCGTCACGTCCACCGCCCTGCTGTCGTCGGCCTTCGGCGCGGTCACTCTGTCCGAGGCCGCCAAGCAGGCGCTGATCGAGCGCGGAGTGGGCAAGACCCTCGCCGGGGTGATCGGGATCGTCGGTGTCACGCTGGTCATCTCGCTGGTGACCCTGGTCCTGGGCGAACTCGCCCCCAAGCGGCTGGGCCTGCAGCGGCCGGAGAACACCGCGCTGTTCTTCGGACCCACCCTGGACCGGATGGCTCGACTGCTCCGGCCGGTCATCTGGATGCTGTCGGCGAGCACGAACGGTGTCGTCCGGATCCTCGGCGGCGACCCCAAGGCCGGCCGCGACATGATCAGTGAGGAAGAACTGCGTGGTTTGGTCGCCGCTCACGAGTCGTTGTCCTCGGACGAACGACGGCTGATCGACGACGTCTTCGCCGCCGGGGAGCGCACTGTGAGTCACGTGATGATCTCGCGCACCGAGGTCACCTTCCTCGAAGGAGGCACGACGATCAGCCGGGCTGCCAGGCTGGCCGGCGATTCCCCGCACTCGCGGTACCCGGTGACCGGGCAGAGCAACGACGACGTCCTGGGCTTCGTGCACATCCGCGACCTGATCCTGGGAGCGCCGGGGGTGGATCCCTCACACGACCGCGCTCGGGTCGTCGCCGACCTGGTGCGTGACATCAAAGTCCTGCCCGGATCGAAGAACGTCCTGGCGGCGCTGAGCGAAATGCGCCGCGAGGGGCACCACATGGCCATCGTCGTCGACGAATACGGAGGCACCGACGGCATCGTGACCCTCGAGGACCTGATCGAGGAGATCATCGGCGACATCCGCGACGAGTACGACAACGAGGACGACGAGTCCCGCCGGCTCACCGGGGGTGTGGTCGAGCTGGACGCCCGCCTGAACCTCGACGAGTTCGCCTCCTACACCGGCCTGGAACTGCCCGAAGGCCCCTACGAGACGGTGGCGGGCTTCGTGATGGCTCGCCTCGGACGCTTGCCGAAGGTCGGCGACGAGGTCACCGTGAACCAGCGACTGCTGCAGGTCATCGAGGTCGACGGCCGCCGGACGGCACGGATCCGGGTGCAGCCGTTGCCGAGTGCCGACTCCGGCGCCGATCCCGCGTCGGCCGGTCCCGAGCGACCGGCTCAGGGGCAGCCGGGCAGCGATGACGGATCTGTAATTCACCGCTAA
- the galE gene encoding UDP-glucose 4-epimerase GalE codes for MRVLVTGGAGYVGSVISAQLLAGGHQVTVLDNLSTGHADAVPAGAEFVEASITEAGNAFAAGGFETVVHCAAKSLVAESVAQPQLYWDNNVGGSLALLETMREHDVRRIVFSSTAATYGEPQSVPIVEDAPTAPTNPYGASKLAVDHMLTSYANAHGFAAVSLRYFNVAGALHTDAVSFGERHAVETHLIPIALQVAAGRRPALNIFGTSYPTPDGTCVRDYIHVLDLADAHLRALQWTESHAAEHLICNLGSGSGDSVREVVEAVRTVTGMPTPVAEADKRPGDPAVLIASNERARHVLGWSPALDLTRMVSDAWTFAQSVRQG; via the coding sequence ATGCGAGTGTTGGTGACCGGCGGCGCCGGTTATGTGGGCAGTGTGATCTCGGCCCAACTGCTGGCCGGCGGCCATCAGGTGACCGTGCTCGACAACCTCTCCACCGGGCACGCCGACGCGGTCCCGGCCGGGGCGGAGTTCGTCGAAGCCTCGATCACCGAAGCCGGAAACGCCTTCGCGGCCGGGGGATTCGAGACCGTCGTGCACTGCGCGGCCAAGTCGCTGGTGGCCGAATCGGTCGCTCAGCCCCAGCTCTACTGGGACAACAACGTAGGTGGTTCGCTGGCCCTGCTGGAGACGATGCGCGAGCACGACGTCCGCCGGATCGTCTTCTCCTCCACCGCGGCGACCTACGGTGAGCCCCAGAGCGTGCCGATCGTGGAGGACGCCCCCACGGCACCGACGAATCCCTACGGCGCCAGCAAGCTCGCGGTCGACCACATGCTCACCAGCTACGCGAACGCGCACGGGTTCGCCGCGGTCAGCCTGCGCTACTTCAACGTGGCCGGCGCCCTGCACACCGACGCCGTTTCTTTCGGTGAACGGCACGCGGTCGAGACCCACCTCATTCCGATCGCCCTGCAGGTCGCGGCCGGCCGGCGACCGGCGCTGAACATCTTCGGTACCAGCTACCCCACGCCGGACGGCACCTGTGTGCGCGACTACATCCACGTCCTCGATCTGGCCGACGCTCACCTGCGCGCGCTGCAGTGGACCGAGTCCCATGCCGCCGAGCATCTGATCTGCAATCTCGGCTCCGGGTCCGGCGACTCCGTGCGAGAGGTCGTCGAGGCCGTGCGCACCGTGACCGGCATGCCGACCCCGGTGGCCGAGGCCGACAAACGCCCTGGTGACCCTGCAGTCCTGATCGCCTCCAACGAGCGGGCGCGCCACGTGCTGGGCTGGTCGCCGGCCCTGGACCTGACCCGAATGGTCAGCGACGCCTGGACGTTCGCCCAGTCGGTCCGGCAGGGTTAG